Below is a genomic region from Saccopteryx bilineata isolate mSacBil1 chromosome 8, mSacBil1_pri_phased_curated, whole genome shotgun sequence.
TAAAGCCAATTTATTTAAGTAATAACTTTGGGGAACAGGGTGAGTGGGAATTTATACAGTAAAGCTTTATTCACATTGACGTAACATTTCTATAAATTATACACCTAATTTGTTTGTTGATACAGTCACAAACACATCATTTGCTTTGCCTCTAAATGACACCTGCGGTAGAATCAGTAAGATCCGAAACATTTCTACACTCAAGTTCTCTGACCATAGAGACAACACTAGTATCTGGCAAGATGCTTGCTATGtgataactactttttttttttaattcactgagaggaggggaggcagagagacagactcctgcatgctccctgactgggatatACCCAGCAATCCCAATAGGgctcaatgctctgcccatctggggtgttgctccattgctcagcaatcaagctctccttagagcctgaggaggaggccatggagccattctcagaacctggggccaactcgctccaatttggctaaggaatgcaagaggggaagagagagagagtgagaaaagcaAGAGcgtgaggggtggaaaagcagatgggtgcttctactgtgtgccctgaccgagaatcaaacctgggacatccacacactgggctgacactctaccactgagcaaactggccagggctgtgataACTACTAAAAGATGgaataaaggaatgaataaacACATACACTTAATCATCTCTTCATTAATCATTGTGAATGTCAACCAAATAGGAAAAGACCTTGTATTCGGAGTTAGACTGAAAAGGGATGCTGCTCATCCGTAGTGtgaaggaagaaatgagaaaaggtaTATTAGGGAAAAGAAGATAAACCTGGTCAGTCTAATAATGTCATCTTTAAATAATAGCTCCATCTTTTTATTTGAAGGGGTACATCCTATTTCCTATAAGTTACCAAACTACAGTGCACAGGCCAAATGTGGCCTACCACCTGGTTTTTTAAGCAAAATTTTGTTGGAACACAGCAAAGTTCTTCATTTATGTCTCGTCTCTGGCTGCTTTGTGGTGTAAAAGCAGGATTGAATTGTTGCAAGAAACTATATGACCTACAAGActgaagtattttatttagtatctggcccttttctaaaaaattttgcCAACCTCTATCCTAGAACATCATATACACCAGTATTTCAAATGTAAATAATGtccaaaataaaacatgattGAGGCTGCTCTTACTGATTTGAGTACTACTCCCCACATTAGTCAGACTCTAAACTTGGTTAAAGAACGACGGGGAGCACGATGTAGTTTGTAGATgaaaaaatgatgatatattaagtgaaaagtaCTGCTGAATTAATGAACTATCTTTACGATTCAggctcatttttatatatttctgagaATACATAGAGATGATTGAGAAAGAGAAACTTGGACTATCAATAAAATCATCAAAATTTAGTTTATATTGAACTAAATTTATCCGGGAAAAATTTATCtattgagaaaaataatgaaataagttACCTCAAGACAAAAAAAGATCTAGAGTAAATCATTCATCAGGATGAACTATTAGACTGTCTAAAATACCTCCTCTACTACAAGTCAAGAGAAGAGGAAAACATAAGACATACTATACGTTATATATTATACTCTATACTTAGGTACTACTTTATATTATACTCAGGGTGTTGTTTCTTACAATGTAGCCCCAAAATATATTGTTAAGTGTGGGGCTGAGAGATGGAGAAGTGGCCCCGTTGGTCCTCTGTATAATCAGCCATACAAGTTAGACCTATGAAATAAGTATCTAAGTTCTCCTGTGACAGCCCATTATGAGTTTGACACGCACAAATTTATATAAACccaacctttttcattttatgttttcatataaTAGACAAGACTTCACTTCATGGTAACAGAGAAATATATGTTTACCATCTGTAAAGTAAAGTATCTAGTCATGGTATTTGCTCAAAATTGATCTCTATTTTCAGGGATAGTCCACAGGTAACAACTTGTTATTCTCCTTCTTCACCAGACTTGGTTCTGAATAAACCAGTACTTCTTTAAATATGCTGTCACCCACAAAAAAACACAGGGATTTGACACAATGGGACCACAGAGGGGGAACACCCAAGAAGAAACTGTTACAGCCCTGAGGGCAATTccaaaaaatgacaaatattggTGCTTCGATGACAACAATATTGTTTCAATAACTTTGCAAGATGACTACTTGCTGGATAGCACTTATTtggattctaaattttaaaatgtttattaaagaaaataaaattaatctagTGACATTGTACAGTGACCATAAGTCACAGTAacattgtatatattattttatttgcattgtatgtctaaaaatactttaaaaaatacagtacagCAAAGTCAATGTGCATAATTCTAAACTGCATCTAGCTAAGTtactttctttttagtttctccACAGTAGAAACTCCCCAGAATGTGACTTACATGTTTTCCAGTTGAAGATCTGTGACACTGTTAAGTCTCCATATTTGATACTACATGTGAAGTTGTGATTGTTCGCCATATTGAAATGCAGTTCACTGCTGATATTGTAGAGCTCAGTTTCAGGATCTTGGGAAACTGTTTCTTTTGTGGCATTTAATTCTTTCCCATTTTCCAGCCAGGAGAGGTGAGGTTTTGGAAAACCTCCAGAGGTTGAACAAATTATCCTTTTGATGTTAGTGGATTGAGTTCCAAGATCAGTTATATTTGGAACAGGGAAGTCAGCTgaagaaagaacaagaatagtACATACCATTATTcacctgtgtgtgtgttatatgtatatgtatatataatatattattatatatatatattaagtgagaggagggaaacagagagacagactcccacatgcaccccaaccgggatccacctggcaactccatctagggctgatgctcggaccaactgagctatcctcagcactggggccaagatttgaaccaattgagccactggcttcaagaggggaagagagagaaaaaggggagaggaaggggaagagaagcagagggttgcttctcatgtgtgccctgactggggattgaatgtGAGATGTCTGCACagcaggttgacgctctatccactgagaagaTAGCCAGAGCCTaggttgttatatttttaataaagcatCTAGCTTTAATAAGAATGTAaaaatgagatataatttacaactTCCTATAAGTCAGTAGTTATATATAATCCAAAGACTAACTTTGGTTTGAATTGGTTTTAGCAATTCTCTGTCACTTTTGATAGAGGAATGAGGGTAGTTGAGAAAAGAGAAGTAAGTTTATGTGAATAAATATTGACATAGTACTTTAATCTGTAAGATCCAAAGATGAAAATTACagacatttattgagctcttaagGCTTGTCTTTACAACAACCCTAAGAGGTAGGTTGTAGATCAAAAAAGatcaaacagccctggccagttggctcagcggtagagcgtcggcctggcgtgcgggggacccgggttcaattcccggccagggcacacaggagaagcgctcatttgcttctccaccccccccttcctctctgtctctctcttccgctcccgcagccaaggctccattggagcaaagatggcccgggcgctggggatggctccttggcctctgccccaggcgctagagtggctctggtcgcagcagagcgacgccccggaggggcagagcatcgccccctggtgggcgtgccaggtggatcccggtcgggcgcatgagggagtctgtctgactgtctctccctgtttccagcttcagaaaaatacaaaaaaaaaaaaaaaaaaaaagatcaaacatCAGTAGTTTCATGTGATTTAATCTAATACaacttccattttataaatagtgACGTTGAGGTCTAATCACAAACAATAAATGCAAAATTGGTGTTTGAATCCAAGTTTTTCAGATACCAGAACCTTCCCTTTCCTtgccttcctttcttttactttgttttcttttctttctttctgatactTAAGGTATACAGAGTGGTTCTCCTTTACTATCGATTTCTTAGTTGATATTATAATGAACACCTGTAAATCCACCATCCAACCTGAGAACCATTGACAGTAACTTATGTAACTCTACTTGTACATTCTCACTTACTATATATCTCCTACTTCCCACACCTGGAGTGCTAAATTTTGTTTGGCATTCCCTTGCTTTTTCAAAAGTGGTCTTTTAAGCGGGTAAAGCTCTGTCCAAATTGTACAATATTAAGTGTATTATCAATCAGCCTTTATTAATCCCCTTGCTATTCTGATATGCCATAATAGGACAGCGAGGCCTTCCTAGCATTCCTCCAAGATGCTTGAGGCACTCTTTCATTTGTACAGTTGAGCCCCAATAAGATGCTAAAGTATACAAAGCCAAGCATGGTGGGGTGACTATAGAAAACACAGGAGAAAGCTCACCTCAACTCTCCCTCCCCTATTCTTAGTCTTAAAGAATTTATACTTTTCTGCATGAATGTGAGGAGTGTACCCCCCCCTGCCATCCTTCactccatagttttttttttcaggattctgAGTCCCAAAGAGAGATATAGT
It encodes:
- the CD80 gene encoding T-lymphocyte activation antigen CD80, giving the protein MGQKLQLKIPPPKHLCFKLFQLLLLAVHFQFHSGITQLTKTVKDIAVLPCNYNISTEELTNVRVYWQKGHEVVQAVLPGKMQVSPKYKNRTIIDVTNSLSVVILALRLSDAGKYTCVIQKYDKGSFKVVHLTNVFLFIRADFPVPNITDLGTQSTNIKRIICSTSGGFPKPHLSWLENGKELNATKETVSQDPETELYNISSELHFNMANNHNFTCSIKYGDLTVSQIFNWKTCKSHSGEFLLPSFSFSIISMYSQKYIKMSLNRKDSSLIQQYFSLNISSFFHLQTTSCSPSFFNQV